The following is a genomic window from Synergistaceae bacterium.
ACCTTGCCCTGCGATTGTCATCCTAAAATCCCGCTTTTTGTATCTATGTTTAGCTCTGTAGGGCGAAAGCCTCCAGAATTTCCCTCTGCGCTTTGGTCGTCTCCGAACGGATGACTCCGTACCGGTGGGAGTGTCTCACTTCCGTCAAGGACTCCATCTCGTTTAGCCTTCCGAGATACCTCATTTCATAGATACATTCTCCGGGAGATGAGGTTTATGCCGCACTCTGCCTACCGCACGGCTACTACAGTCTCTTTTGCATATCAGACCTGGAAACGACCGGGAACAGGCTTACTCACAAAAAGCCGGACATGACAGGCAAAATTCGCTGAATTAAGCTATACTATACGCTAAATCCTCATCTGGAGGGCGGCGAATGTCTCTCGGGAGAAGGGTGTTTCTTTATGTCTTCGTCACCATACTGCTGATGCTGTCCCTGGCAAGCCTCTCGTCGAACTATATCACGGTTCGGGCGTTCGAGGACGTTGAACGTCGCTTCTTCGAACAGGTCATGGGCAGAGTGCAGAACAGGCTGCGCGAGGAACTCAGGGTAATCGGGAACTACGCTTCCGACTGGGGTGCCTGGGATTCCATGTACCTGTTCATGGAGCATAAGGACAGCTCTCTGTTCCCGGACATGGTCGACCCTGTAACGCTTCGCGCCCTCGGTCTCGATTTCCTCGTCCTCATGGCATCGGACATGAAACCTCTTGCAGCATTCGCTGTCGGCGAGACCGGCGAGAGTTACCTCCTCGGCCCGGAGGCGCTTCGGGTTGTTAAAGAAGTCGCCCCGGAGTTGATGGCGGAGGCGGCGAATGGTCCCTTCACCGAACTGAGCTCCGTCAACGAAAGTGTATACCTCGTGGGGGTCGCCCCCGTGGTTATGACGAACCGCACCGGCAAACCGCGGGGCTTCGTGATGACGGGAGTCTCCTTGACGAGAAACGCCAACAGGCTGTCATCCCTGCTGGGCACGGAGTTTTCAATCGTACCGAAAAAAAACGGTCCGGTGATGGGGGACACCGTGGAGGTAGAGGAGGACGGCCCGGACATGGCGACGGTGAGGCAGGCCTGGAAGCATACCCTGCCCTCCGAAGATCCCCTGGTAATCGAAATTCCCCAGCAGAGGCCGATCAACGTAATAGGGCGAAAAGCAGCTTCACACTCCTATGCCTGGGTTTTCATAAGCGGCGCCGGAATTCTAGGGGTCGTGATGGTCCTTTTGAACTACCTGATAATCCGGCGTCTTGCCATTCTGCGCTCGGTCTCCGACATGATAGTGAGTGAAGGGGAGGTGGGGCTTCGCATGCCGGTCTCCGGCAACGACGAGATCACAACGCTGTCGTCGTCCTTCAACTCCCTGCTGGACACCCTGGAAAACCTGATCTCCGACATCCCCGACGCCATGTTCATAATCAACAAAGATGGACGGCTGGTGATCGCCAACGACGAGGGGAAGAGAGTTCTCGGCATTGCCGACGACACCGGGCTTCGTGGTATCGAGCTGGGTTCATTCCTTAAACACGGTTCGGTCGGAAAAGGTCGCGTCATGGACATCGGAGTCGGCCTTCAGTTCGCAAGCTCCGACGTCTTTGAGGCGGAGCTCGCCCTCCCGGACGGCACTGTCATTCCAACGGAAGTGAGAAGACGGGATATTATTTATGGGAAAAGGTCTTTCCAGCTCTTTCTCGCAAGGGATATAACCGAAAGGAAGAACTACGAGCAGCGCCTTGCGAGAAAGGCCTATTTCGACGACCTGACAGGGCTGCCCAACAGGGCGGCTTTCATCGAGGGCCTGCGCAAGTTGAGCAAAGACAAGGCGTGGGAGGACGGTTCCGTCTCGGTAGCGGTGATGAACCTTGATAAATTCAAGCAGATAAACGAGCTGGTGGGAACCGTCAACGCCGACAGGATTCTTTTAATAATCGCAACCCGCGTCGGCAGTCTGTTGAATATGGAGTCCAGGCTGTACAGGACCGGGGGGGACGAGTTCTCCGTGATCGCGCGATTCCCCGAGAAAGAGGCTCGCGCCAGGACAGAGGCGCTCATGGAGCGGATTCACCGGGCGGTCGGAGAGCCGTGCCCCGTGGGTGACGATACAATATTCCCCAGCACGAGCATAGGAGCGGTCGTCGGGCCCAGCGGGAAATGGAAGCCGTCGGACGTGATCAACAGGGCTCAAAGCGCCCTCAAAAAGGCCAAGAGGACCGGGATAGGCTTCACCTCCTACCTCTATGGCGACGAAAATGACGATGAGGCTCAGGGCATGGAGACGATAAACGTCCTCAAGATGAGCGCCGAGATGACCACCGGCATCGAAAGGGGCGAGTTCGTCCCCTACTTCCAGGCGGTGATGCCGGTCTCGGGAGGCCCTGTGCTTGGCTTCGAGACTCTTGCCAGGTGGAAGCACCCCGTCCGGGGCCTGCTCTCCCCCGAGGACTTCGTGCCCCTTGCGGAGCACACAGGCTTTATCGACAGGATCGACCTCGAAATGATCGAGAATGCCCTGAAGGCATCCGCCGAGGCAAAGAGGATCAACGCCTCATCGGACATCTTCTTCTCGGCGAACAGCTCCCCCCTCTTCTTCAAGGCATTCTTTCCGGAGGAGATAGTCGAGGCTTTCATCCGCAGGACCGGAGCCGAACCCTCCCTCTTCACCCTGGAGGTCACAGAGAGCCTCCTCATCGAGAATATGGAGGAAGTCTCGAAGAAGCTGTTCCGCTTCAAGGAGCTCGGGATAAAAATAGCCCTTGACGACTTCGGCACCGGGTACTCGTCGCTCCAGTACCTGGTCCGGCTTCCCTTCGACTACATAAAGCTCGACAGGACGTTCATCGAGAGGCTGTTCCAGTCAGACGATTACGAACGGCTGCTCAGGGCGATTATCAATATGGCGGGTGAAATGCAACTTGAAATAATTGCCGAGGGTGTTGAAACTCAGGAACAGCTCGAATGGCTCAAGGCTGCGGGCTGCACAAAGATCCAGGGTTTCCTCTTCTCAAGGCCGGGGCCTTGGGAGGAGGCGCTCGGGCTGATAAGGGGGGATCTTGGATGAAGGGCTTCCGGTTTAGAATCCTGTCCGCGGGACTGATGCTTCTGCTCCTTTTGCCCCTCTCCTCTGTTGCGGAGGAGAGAACTGCCACGATTCTTTTCTTCGCGGACTTAAAAAGTCGACTCGCCCCCGTGTCGATCAAGGCCAACAAGACAACGGTCCAGTTCGGAGGACTCGTGAACGGAGCGGCGCTGCTAAGGTCGGAGCGAGGCAAGAACCCCGCAACGGTCGTCCTGGCTGGTGGCGACTCGGTTTCGGGGCTTATGTGGCATACCTTTGCAGGAACCCCGGAGTTCTCCGCTATGGAGGAAGCGGGGGTGCAGGCCGTGCTGCTGGGGAACCACGAATTCCACTACGGGTCGGAACATCTGAAGAAGGCCCTTTCGGGAAGGTCCATGCACATTATCGCGTCGAACCTTTCGTTTGCGGACGAAATGCTTGCGGAAATTGTAAAGAGATGGACGATCATAGAGGCGGGCGGAATACGGTTAGGCGTATTCGGCCTGGCCTCGCCCACCCTTATGACCGAAAACTACCCGGTCCCCGGCGTCGATCTAGACGACGACATCCACCGCGTAACCGCCTCGATGGTTGACGAGCTCGGGAGAAACGGGGCAGAGGTCATACTGGCCCTCAGCCGCCTCCAGCGAGAGGACAATTCCAAACTTGCCTCGAGCGTCGATGGAATTCATGCCATTCTTGGCTCGTCCTCTCACAAAGAGGCCCCGGAGCCCTCTTTCGTAAAGAACCCGGGAGGGTGGGATACGGTTTTGGCGGACGTCGGGGACTATCTGGCATTTGTCGGAAGGCTGGATCTCACCGTGCGCAAAGGTAAACTGTCTCGGAACGACGTTTCGTGGAGGCTCCTCGGGGTAACCCCGCAGGCGGGCGTCCACGAGGGGGTGCAAAAGATCGCACTCGAGTACGAGAGGCGGCTTAACGAAGCCTTCCTCATCCCCATGGCGGTTTTTGATAATCCTG
Proteins encoded in this region:
- a CDS encoding EAL domain-containing protein → MSLGRRVFLYVFVTILLMLSLASLSSNYITVRAFEDVERRFFEQVMGRVQNRLREELRVIGNYASDWGAWDSMYLFMEHKDSSLFPDMVDPVTLRALGLDFLVLMASDMKPLAAFAVGETGESYLLGPEALRVVKEVAPELMAEAANGPFTELSSVNESVYLVGVAPVVMTNRTGKPRGFVMTGVSLTRNANRLSSLLGTEFSIVPKKNGPVMGDTVEVEEDGPDMATVRQAWKHTLPSEDPLVIEIPQQRPINVIGRKAASHSYAWVFISGAGILGVVMVLLNYLIIRRLAILRSVSDMIVSEGEVGLRMPVSGNDEITTLSSSFNSLLDTLENLISDIPDAMFIINKDGRLVIANDEGKRVLGIADDTGLRGIELGSFLKHGSVGKGRVMDIGVGLQFASSDVFEAELALPDGTVIPTEVRRRDIIYGKRSFQLFLARDITERKNYEQRLARKAYFDDLTGLPNRAAFIEGLRKLSKDKAWEDGSVSVAVMNLDKFKQINELVGTVNADRILLIIATRVGSLLNMESRLYRTGGDEFSVIARFPEKEARARTEALMERIHRAVGEPCPVGDDTIFPSTSIGAVVGPSGKWKPSDVINRAQSALKKAKRTGIGFTSYLYGDENDDEAQGMETINVLKMSAEMTTGIERGEFVPYFQAVMPVSGGPVLGFETLARWKHPVRGLLSPEDFVPLAEHTGFIDRIDLEMIENALKASAEAKRINASSDIFFSANSSPLFFKAFFPEEIVEAFIRRTGAEPSLFTLEVTESLLIENMEEVSKKLFRFKELGIKIALDDFGTGYSSLQYLVRLPFDYIKLDRTFIERLFQSDDYERLLRAIINMAGEMQLEIIAEGVETQEQLEWLKAAGCTKIQGFLFSRPGPWEEALGLIRGDLG
- a CDS encoding bifunctional metallophosphatase/5'-nucleotidase; translation: MKGFRFRILSAGLMLLLLLPLSSVAEERTATILFFADLKSRLAPVSIKANKTTVQFGGLVNGAALLRSERGKNPATVVLAGGDSVSGLMWHTFAGTPEFSAMEEAGVQAVLLGNHEFHYGSEHLKKALSGRSMHIIASNLSFADEMLAEIVKRWTIIEAGGIRLGVFGLASPTLMTENYPVPGVDLDDDIHRVTASMVDELGRNGAEVILALSRLQREDNSKLASSVDGIHAILGSSSHKEAPEPSFVKNPGGWDTVLADVGDYLAFVGRLDLTVRKGKLSRNDVSWRLLGVTPQAGVHEGVQKIALEYERRLNEAFLIPMAVFDNPVDGKNVSLRSGENALGNLIADSLRLRFRTDIGMVNGGGVRGDRFYPAGSVSWRTFHEMLPYSNKIYVVTLTGEQIKQLLEFSASALKGGPGDNYDPALRPPTGAFLQVSGLRVRFSLEGEPSLVDWEGKELRRGSRLKDVSVLNDGEWVPLDDSTMYTIAINSYAAEGGDKLSVFTRGPFRDTGVVDVDALVEHIVTRPGSRVTFATDGRIAFED